Proteins encoded in a region of the Isosphaeraceae bacterium EP7 genome:
- a CDS encoding protein phosphatase 2C domain-containing protein, which translates to MPPQPAAADLGESPDRAVRDTPTSRRPADGLQVAGNRPKARSPHLGQGQVVNWDDYLVGAATDTGLRRSNNQDSHAVVPAPSEGVWTQRGHLFMVADGMGAHAVGELASKLACDNIPHHYAKSKKDTPVEAITKAFRQVGALIHGKATANKDFAGMGTTCSSLILLPQGALIAHVGDSRVYRIRGPLIEQFSFDHSLVWELIRRNHLSSENESRAIPKNVITRSLGPDPSVEVDIEGPFAVQTGDTFLICSDGLSGPVTDPELGALASSFAPEDACRYSVQLANLRGGHDNITVVIVRIGPWVDPDHPDAAGSPGSDAPATARRGLMSRLGGMILGGKARKEDDAVEEKPYRTASAEINPELLDNLEDLVRRAQAAAVEQAWSVDWIELSVYRRQIAEARKAGNLRASLRGICESIVVLGQAARVHRKAGGPAIVI; encoded by the coding sequence ATGCCCCCACAACCGGCGGCGGCCGACCTCGGTGAATCCCCGGATCGCGCGGTACGAGACACACCGACGAGCCGACGGCCCGCCGACGGCCTCCAGGTCGCCGGCAATCGGCCGAAGGCCCGCTCCCCACACCTCGGACAAGGCCAGGTCGTGAACTGGGACGACTATCTCGTCGGGGCGGCAACAGACACAGGGCTGCGCCGCTCGAACAACCAGGACTCTCACGCCGTGGTCCCGGCCCCCAGCGAGGGGGTCTGGACGCAGCGAGGCCACCTCTTCATGGTGGCCGACGGCATGGGTGCGCACGCCGTGGGCGAGCTGGCCAGCAAGCTCGCCTGCGACAACATCCCGCACCACTACGCCAAGTCCAAGAAGGACACCCCGGTCGAGGCCATCACCAAGGCCTTCCGCCAGGTAGGTGCCCTGATCCACGGCAAGGCCACCGCCAATAAAGATTTCGCGGGCATGGGCACCACCTGCTCCAGCCTGATCCTCCTGCCGCAGGGCGCCCTGATCGCCCACGTCGGAGACTCCCGCGTCTACCGCATCCGCGGCCCCTTGATCGAGCAATTCTCCTTCGACCACAGCCTGGTCTGGGAGCTGATCCGGCGCAACCACCTGTCGTCGGAGAACGAGTCGCGGGCCATCCCCAAGAACGTCATCACCCGCAGCCTCGGCCCCGACCCGTCCGTCGAGGTCGACATTGAGGGGCCCTTCGCCGTCCAGACCGGGGACACCTTCCTGATCTGTTCCGACGGCCTCTCGGGCCCCGTCACCGACCCCGAGCTGGGCGCACTGGCCTCGAGCTTCGCCCCCGAGGACGCCTGCCGCTACAGCGTGCAGCTGGCCAACCTGAGGGGCGGGCACGATAACATCACCGTCGTGATCGTCCGGATCGGGCCCTGGGTTGATCCCGACCACCCCGACGCCGCCGGTTCGCCCGGATCCGACGCCCCGGCCACCGCCAGGCGTGGGCTGATGTCCCGGCTCGGCGGGATGATCCTCGGCGGCAAGGCCCGCAAAGAGGACGACGCGGTCGAGGAGAAGCCTTACCGCACGGCCTCGGCGGAGATCAATCCCGAGCTGCTCGACAACCTCGAAGACCTGGTCCGAAGGGCCCAGGCGGCGGCCGTCGAGCAGGCCTGGTCGGTCGACTGGATCGAACTGTCCGTCTACCGCAGGCAGATCGCCGAGGCCCGCAAGGCGGGCAACCTGCGTGCAAGCCTGCGAGGCATTTGCGAGTCGATCGTGGTGCTCGGCCAGGCCGCCCGGGTCCACCGCAAGGCGGGCGGCCCGGCCATCGTGATCTGA
- a CDS encoding prenyltransferase/squalene oxidase repeat-containing protein codes for MRRQRSRTWRLVRARGWLLARRLNHLDRRWLHGIPSWGTSLALHAVVLMALALIVLQNDGGRREPAMELGFPGTLTDSLDSLLPADIAGDPFNDAMTPDAPSLSIENASEVRDSNQPDLPPETRIAANLAGPMLAPGAMKTGRLSVTNLSIQPGRLSDGISMGAMTAEAISAPFSGRQGPARAELVRREGGTVQSEKAVESGLDWLARHQRGDGGWSLQYQGQCVAPGCPQTPSMDSDTAATGLALLPMLGSGHSHMAKGRYQIALRRGLQWIISNQKRDGDLFTGGAGTAQFYSHAIATMALCEAYGLTQDKSLRAPAQKAINFIIRSQNPDDGGWRYFPGSPGDTSVFGWQMMALRSARLAGLELNKNVLARCKRYLDLAAVDETKVTYAYMPGRVVTPVMTAEALLTRQYLGWPRDFPALLKGVALVSADLEESQERNIYYWYYATQLLHNMHGKAWDVWNARVRDGLVSMQMGGGGCDRGSWNPREPEPDRWGAAGGRLYVTALSLLTLEVYYRYLPLYRVNDPKADEVAKATAKDAPAEAKKDEPAKKDMDAAKPAAEVTGSK; via the coding sequence ATGCGGCGACAGCGAAGCAGGACCTGGCGTCTCGTCCGGGCACGGGGCTGGCTGCTGGCCAGACGCCTCAATCACCTCGATCGCCGCTGGCTGCACGGGATCCCGAGCTGGGGCACCAGCCTGGCCCTGCACGCCGTGGTCCTCATGGCCCTGGCCCTGATCGTCCTGCAAAACGACGGCGGGCGCCGAGAACCCGCGATGGAGCTGGGCTTCCCTGGGACGCTCACCGACTCGCTCGACTCGCTGCTGCCGGCCGATATCGCCGGCGACCCGTTCAACGACGCCATGACGCCCGATGCGCCCTCGCTCTCGATCGAGAATGCGTCGGAGGTCCGCGACTCGAACCAGCCCGACCTACCCCCCGAGACCCGGATCGCGGCCAACCTGGCCGGGCCGATGCTGGCCCCGGGGGCGATGAAGACAGGTCGGCTTTCGGTCACCAACCTCTCGATCCAGCCCGGTCGGCTCTCCGACGGAATCTCGATGGGGGCGATGACCGCCGAGGCGATCTCGGCCCCCTTCTCCGGCCGGCAAGGCCCGGCGCGGGCCGAGTTGGTCCGGCGCGAGGGGGGGACCGTCCAGTCGGAGAAGGCCGTCGAGAGCGGCCTGGACTGGCTGGCCCGCCACCAGCGGGGAGATGGCGGCTGGTCGCTCCAGTATCAGGGGCAATGCGTGGCCCCCGGCTGCCCCCAGACCCCGTCGATGGATTCCGACACCGCCGCCACCGGCCTTGCCCTGCTGCCAATGCTGGGCTCGGGCCACTCGCACATGGCCAAGGGACGCTACCAGATCGCCCTGCGTCGCGGGCTTCAATGGATTATCAGCAACCAGAAACGTGACGGAGACCTGTTCACCGGCGGCGCAGGGACCGCCCAGTTCTACAGCCACGCCATCGCCACGATGGCCCTCTGCGAAGCGTACGGCCTGACCCAGGACAAGAGCCTGCGGGCGCCCGCGCAGAAGGCGATCAACTTCATCATCCGGTCGCAGAACCCCGACGACGGCGGCTGGCGCTATTTCCCCGGCTCGCCCGGCGACACGTCGGTCTTCGGCTGGCAGATGATGGCCCTGCGCAGCGCCCGACTCGCCGGCCTTGAGCTGAACAAGAATGTGCTCGCCCGCTGCAAACGCTATCTGGATCTGGCGGCCGTCGACGAGACCAAGGTGACTTACGCCTACATGCCCGGCCGCGTCGTAACCCCCGTCATGACCGCCGAGGCCCTGCTGACCCGGCAATATCTGGGTTGGCCGCGCGACTTCCCCGCGCTGCTCAAGGGGGTGGCCCTGGTCTCGGCCGACCTGGAAGAGTCGCAGGAGCGAAACATCTACTACTGGTACTACGCCACTCAGCTCCTGCACAACATGCACGGCAAGGCCTGGGACGTCTGGAACGCCCGGGTGCGCGACGGCCTGGTGAGCATGCAGATGGGCGGCGGGGGCTGCGACCGGGGGAGCTGGAACCCGCGCGAGCCCGAGCCCGATCGTTGGGGCGCCGCGGGGGGTCGCCTCTATGTGACCGCGCTCTCGCTGCTGACCCTGGAAGTCTACTATCGCTACCTCCCCCTGTATCGGGTCAACGATCCCAAGGCCGACGAGGTCGCCAAGGCGACGGCCAAGGACGCGCCCGCCGAGGCCAAGAAGGACGAACCCGCCAAGAAGGACATGGACGCCGCGAAGCCGGCCGCCGAGGTGACCGGCTCGAAATGA
- a CDS encoding methyltransferase domain-containing protein, with protein MELAELQKHWNAFGETDPLWAILTSPSKRGGKWDLKEFFGSGQGEIDWAVKHVRSFGVTIDRSSALDFGCGVGRLTQALCDHFEHCVGIDIAPSMIEHARRLNQFGARCEYVVNDRSDLGVFPDATFSFIYSNIVLQHINPEFSRKYIQEFVRILKPGGIALFQIPSEWLPNVEDTAATALRLSLSDADFRARIMPRRPLRQIRPGEKAVINVKVKNTGVSTWPAPDDCNGCEVRLGNHWLDAEGAMLVADDARASLTKAVPPGGTVNLQLEVKAPKAVGKYRLELDLVRESISWFNNRGSATVVLDVEVSETARRSSDGLVWKLGQGIQQASARLVGPKGRTPGRLDVAPTASSVEADFEPVMETHGIPKPEVIALVEGAGGTIVGITPNQRTGHNWSSFDYCVTKKA; from the coding sequence ATGGAGCTGGCGGAACTTCAGAAACACTGGAACGCGTTCGGCGAGACCGATCCGCTCTGGGCCATTCTCACCTCACCCTCGAAGCGCGGGGGCAAGTGGGACCTGAAGGAATTCTTCGGGTCGGGCCAGGGCGAGATCGACTGGGCCGTCAAGCACGTCCGCTCCTTCGGGGTGACGATCGACCGATCCAGCGCCCTGGACTTCGGCTGCGGAGTCGGCCGGCTGACCCAGGCCCTCTGCGACCACTTCGAGCACTGCGTCGGCATCGACATCGCCCCGTCGATGATCGAGCACGCCCGCCGGCTCAACCAGTTCGGCGCCCGCTGCGAATACGTGGTCAACGACCGGAGCGACCTGGGCGTCTTCCCCGACGCCACGTTCAGCTTCATCTACAGCAACATCGTGCTCCAGCACATCAACCCCGAGTTCAGCCGCAAGTACATCCAGGAATTCGTGCGGATCCTGAAGCCGGGCGGCATCGCCCTGTTCCAGATTCCCAGCGAATGGCTGCCCAACGTCGAGGACACTGCGGCGACGGCCCTCCGGCTCTCGCTGAGCGACGCCGACTTCCGCGCCAGGATCATGCCGCGACGCCCCTTGCGTCAGATCCGCCCAGGCGAGAAGGCGGTCATCAACGTCAAGGTCAAGAACACCGGGGTCTCGACCTGGCCGGCCCCCGATGACTGCAACGGCTGCGAGGTCCGGCTGGGCAACCACTGGCTCGACGCCGAGGGCGCGATGCTCGTCGCCGACGACGCGCGGGCCAGCCTCACCAAGGCCGTCCCGCCCGGCGGTACCGTCAATTTGCAGCTCGAGGTGAAGGCCCCCAAGGCCGTCGGCAAGTACCGGCTGGAGCTGGACTTGGTGCGCGAGAGCATCAGCTGGTTCAACAACCGGGGATCGGCGACCGTCGTCCTCGACGTCGAAGTCTCCGAGACGGCCAGGCGCAGCTCCGACGGCCTGGTCTGGAAGCTCGGCCAGGGAATCCAGCAGGCCTCTGCACGGCTGGTCGGCCCCAAGGGCCGGACCCCAGGGCGGCTCGACGTCGCCCCGACCGCCTCATCGGTCGAAGCCGACTTCGAGCCCGTCATGGAGACCCACGGCATCCCCAAACCCGAGGTCATCGCCTTGGTCGAGGGCGCCGGCGGCACGATCGTCGGCATCACCCCCAACCAGCGGACCGGCCACAACTGGTCGAGCTTCGACTACTGCGTCACCAAGAAAGCCTGA
- the nfi gene encoding deoxyribonuclease V (cleaves DNA at apurinic or apyrimidinic sites) has translation MKLDPRHEWGLTPAEARDLQRKLAAEVITHGPLDVPTILEGGIIAAVDASFDRGGTEIYAAVVVVRMPTFELVERTGVSAPLTFPYVPGLLSFREAPSVLSAFERISAVPDVVLCDGQGTAHPRRLGIASHLGLWLNLPTVGCGKSRLCGDFVEPGPRRGERSPLVDKGETIGAVVRTRDRVSPLFVSPGHLCDLDEAVALVLGTTGKLRLPTPTRMAHEYVNEVRRAAKLGRPIPE, from the coding sequence ATGAAGCTCGACCCGCGACACGAATGGGGCCTGACCCCGGCCGAAGCCCGCGACTTGCAACGCAAGCTCGCCGCCGAGGTCATCACGCACGGCCCGCTGGACGTCCCGACGATTCTCGAAGGGGGCATTATCGCGGCCGTCGATGCCTCGTTCGATCGCGGGGGGACCGAGATTTACGCCGCGGTCGTCGTCGTTCGCATGCCGACGTTCGAGCTGGTCGAGCGGACTGGCGTCTCGGCCCCGCTGACGTTCCCTTACGTCCCGGGCTTGCTCTCGTTTCGCGAGGCGCCGAGCGTACTCTCGGCCTTCGAGCGGATCTCGGCGGTCCCCGATGTGGTCCTCTGCGACGGGCAGGGGACCGCGCACCCTCGGCGGCTCGGCATCGCCAGCCATCTCGGGCTCTGGCTGAATCTCCCCACGGTCGGCTGCGGCAAGAGCCGGCTCTGCGGAGACTTTGTGGAACCCGGACCCCGGCGGGGGGAGCGGAGCCCGCTGGTCGACAAGGGGGAAACGATCGGCGCCGTCGTCCGCACCCGCGACCGGGTCAGCCCGCTCTTCGTCTCGCCGGGCCACCTGTGCGACCTCGACGAGGCGGTCGCCCTGGTCCTGGGCACCACGGGCAAGCTGCGGCTCCCAACTCCGACCCGGATGGCTCACGAGTACGTGAACGAGGTGAGGCGTGCCGCAAAGCTCGGCCGGCCGATCCCCGAGTAA
- a CDS encoding DUF1080 domain-containing protein, with translation MRFPRVATAMAVLTLAVAASGLARAADEGFKPLFNGKDLAGWITPSGPTLFTVENGEIVGRTTDEKLKKNEFLVTDRDYTDFVLKAKVKYRNGNSGIQFRSKRADDGAVSGLQADIADGYWGLLYEERLRGILERYDEKKAAELIKKGDWNDFEITAKGNHIVIKINGTTVIDRTDPEIAKSGVIALQLHVWPDPMEVRFKDLEIKELNGAK, from the coding sequence ATGAGATTCCCACGCGTAGCCACGGCGATGGCCGTCTTGACCCTGGCCGTCGCCGCCTCCGGTCTGGCCAGGGCCGCCGACGAGGGCTTCAAGCCCCTCTTCAATGGCAAGGACCTGGCCGGCTGGATCACTCCCTCAGGCCCGACCCTGTTCACGGTCGAGAACGGCGAGATCGTCGGCAGGACCACCGACGAGAAGCTCAAGAAGAACGAGTTCCTCGTCACCGACCGCGACTACACCGACTTCGTCCTGAAGGCCAAGGTCAAGTACCGCAACGGCAACTCCGGCATCCAGTTCCGCAGCAAGCGGGCCGATGACGGCGCGGTGTCGGGCCTTCAGGCCGACATCGCCGACGGCTACTGGGGCCTGCTTTATGAAGAGCGCCTGCGAGGGATCCTGGAACGCTACGACGAGAAGAAGGCCGCCGAGCTGATCAAGAAGGGCGACTGGAACGACTTCGAGATCACCGCCAAGGGCAACCACATCGTCATCAAGATCAACGGCACGACGGTCATCGACCGGACCGACCCGGAGATCGCCAAGTCGGGTGTCATCGCGCTGCAACTCCACGTCTGGCCCGATCCCATGGAGGTCCGCTTCAAGGACCTGGAGATCAAGGAGCTGAACGGGGCCAAGTGA
- a CDS encoding pitrilysin family protein, with product MTATLALPPVPYTKTTLANGLDVIVRRQANLPIVASNLWYHVGSKNEERSQRGFAHLFEHLMFEGSEHYPGDFFKPLQRLGGSINGSTSADRTNYFEDVPAAHLELALAMESDRMGFLLPALDDHKLRVQKDVVKNEYRQNYANRPYGYVSRMLSEAMYPPQHPYSWLTIGVMEDVEAASRDDVEAFFRRYYVPANASLCMVGDLDESRAFDLAERYFGSLPGGTKALLPWAPPVGLEADVELSVREPVELDRIYRTWHTVRNFAADDAPLTLLADVLTRGKSGRLYRDLVMESRIAQNVSASQTGRELAGSFGITVSLRPGKTQAEARAVVDRHLEAIARDGVEAAELDRVKNGRLAGFIYALDNVGGFGGVADRLNAYNTYLGDPSRITSDFERFRSVTAEEVQAVASRYLIGRPGVILTVEGRRAATVSGPALDRTVVPTPAPAMTFRAPTPEIRTLKSGATLWVLPRRELPIVAGTVVLDGGAGRHPSAQAGLASLTASLMDEGTTRRSAGQIAEEAERMGTSLTSSAGWDGSYVNMLSLVPYLEASLDLVVDVATRPAFPEADFDRVRGQVLTSLKAERDSAENRAHRALLKAIYGPTHPYRTPSDGEYSSVEAITRDDLVDYHRRRHATSEATWVFAGDIDPDRMVEMLDRLIEADPRRNTPTEPVPTIDRPRGRRILLLDRPGAPQSVAKFGHVGLTRLDEGYVDALVFNQVLGGQFTSRLNAKLREEKGFTYGIRSGFDARRSAGPFAISASLQADKIGEALADVLGEVEALLGDRPPTIAELDDARRALIEGQARHFETPSALVSRYAGLKIHDLPSTYFVDFNARLEAVTLDSMKEAGRRQIHPDSFVVVVIGDAETTAPQLDALGWGEVERVNDLGVA from the coding sequence ATGACCGCCACCCTCGCCCTCCCCCCGGTCCCTTACACCAAGACTACCCTGGCCAACGGGCTCGACGTCATCGTCCGCCGGCAGGCCAATTTGCCCATCGTGGCCTCCAACCTCTGGTATCACGTCGGCTCGAAGAACGAAGAACGCAGCCAGCGGGGCTTCGCACATCTCTTCGAGCACCTGATGTTCGAGGGCTCCGAGCACTACCCGGGCGACTTCTTCAAGCCGCTCCAGCGCCTGGGCGGCAGCATCAACGGGTCCACGTCCGCCGACCGGACGAATTACTTCGAGGACGTGCCGGCGGCGCACCTGGAGCTGGCTTTGGCCATGGAGTCCGACCGGATGGGCTTCCTGCTCCCGGCCCTAGACGACCACAAGCTCCGCGTGCAGAAGGACGTGGTCAAGAACGAGTACCGCCAGAACTACGCCAACCGGCCGTATGGCTATGTCTCGCGGATGTTGTCCGAGGCGATGTACCCGCCGCAGCACCCCTACAGCTGGCTGACGATCGGCGTGATGGAAGACGTCGAGGCCGCCAGCCGCGATGATGTCGAGGCCTTCTTCCGCCGGTACTACGTCCCCGCCAACGCCAGTCTCTGCATGGTGGGCGACCTCGACGAGTCGCGCGCCTTCGACCTGGCCGAACGCTATTTCGGCTCGCTCCCCGGCGGCACCAAAGCCCTGCTCCCCTGGGCGCCGCCGGTCGGGCTCGAGGCCGACGTCGAGCTGTCGGTGCGCGAGCCGGTGGAGCTGGACCGGATCTACCGGACCTGGCACACCGTCCGCAACTTCGCCGCCGACGACGCCCCGCTGACCTTGCTGGCCGACGTGCTCACCCGCGGCAAGTCGGGTCGGCTCTATCGCGACCTCGTCATGGAGTCGCGCATCGCCCAGAACGTCTCGGCGTCGCAGACCGGCCGTGAGCTGGCCGGCTCATTCGGCATCACGGTGAGCTTGCGACCTGGCAAGACGCAGGCCGAGGCGAGGGCCGTCGTCGACCGCCACCTGGAGGCGATCGCCCGGGATGGGGTCGAGGCCGCCGAGCTGGATCGGGTCAAGAATGGCCGGCTGGCCGGGTTCATCTACGCGCTTGATAACGTGGGCGGCTTCGGTGGCGTGGCCGACCGCCTGAACGCGTACAACACCTATCTTGGCGATCCGTCGCGGATCACGTCGGACTTCGAGCGATTCCGATCGGTCACCGCCGAAGAGGTGCAGGCCGTCGCCTCGCGGTACCTGATCGGCCGCCCCGGGGTGATCCTGACCGTCGAGGGACGAAGGGCGGCCACGGTCTCCGGGCCCGCCCTGGATCGCACGGTCGTGCCGACGCCGGCGCCCGCCATGACTTTCCGGGCCCCGACCCCCGAGATTCGGACCCTCAAGAGTGGCGCCACGCTTTGGGTCTTGCCCCGACGCGAGTTGCCGATCGTGGCCGGCACGGTGGTTCTCGACGGCGGCGCGGGGCGGCATCCGTCGGCCCAGGCCGGGCTGGCGAGCCTGACGGCGAGCCTGATGGACGAGGGGACGACCCGACGCTCGGCCGGCCAGATTGCCGAGGAGGCCGAACGCATGGGGACGAGCCTGACGTCCTCGGCGGGCTGGGACGGGTCTTACGTCAACATGCTGAGTCTGGTCCCGTACCTGGAAGCGAGCCTCGACCTGGTCGTCGACGTCGCGACCCGGCCCGCCTTCCCCGAGGCCGACTTCGACCGGGTCCGGGGGCAGGTCCTCACCTCCTTAAAGGCCGAACGCGACAGCGCCGAGAACCGGGCCCATCGCGCGCTTCTCAAGGCGATCTACGGGCCAACCCATCCGTATCGAACCCCCTCCGATGGCGAGTATTCCAGCGTCGAGGCGATCACTCGCGACGACCTGGTCGACTACCATCGACGTCGGCACGCCACCTCGGAGGCGACCTGGGTCTTCGCCGGGGACATCGACCCCGACCGGATGGTCGAGATGCTCGACCGCCTGATCGAGGCCGACCCCAGGCGGAACACGCCGACCGAGCCGGTACCGACGATCGACCGACCGCGAGGGCGGCGCATCTTGCTGCTCGATCGGCCGGGGGCCCCGCAGTCGGTGGCCAAGTTCGGTCATGTCGGGCTGACCAGGCTGGACGAGGGGTACGTCGATGCCCTTGTCTTCAACCAGGTCCTGGGCGGGCAGTTCACGTCGAGGCTCAACGCCAAGCTGCGCGAAGAGAAGGGGTTCACCTACGGGATTCGCAGCGGGTTCGACGCTCGCCGCTCGGCCGGCCCGTTCGCGATCTCGGCGTCGTTACAGGCCGATAAGATCGGCGAGGCGCTTGCCGACGTCCTGGGCGAGGTCGAGGCCCTGCTCGGCGACCGGCCGCCGACGATCGCCGAGCTGGACGATGCCCGCAGGGCCCTGATCGAAGGCCAGGCCCGCCACTTCGAGACCCCCTCGGCCCTGGTCTCCAGGTACGCCGGCCTTAAGATCCACGACCTGCCATCCACCTACTTCGTCGACTTCAACGCGAGGCTCGAGGCCGTCACGCTCGACTCGATGAAGGAGGCGGGCCGACGCCAGATCCATCCCGACTCGTTCGTCGTGGTCGTCATCGGCGACGCCGAGACGACTGCCCCGCAGCTTGACGCGTTGGGCTGGGGCGAGGTCGAGCGAGTGAACGATCTGGGCGTGGCCTGA
- the pilM gene encoding type IV pilus assembly protein PilM: MAKIQAVWALDIGQAALKALKLVPGETPDTVLAEAFDFIEYPKILSQPDADPEALVREALATFMDRNELKGCKVAIGVPGQAGLVKFIKLPPVEKKRIPDIVKFEARQQIPFALEEVVWDYQQIGGDAGDGDDDFTMAEVGLFAMKRDQINRAILPLRVAGIEVDVVQMNPIALYNFIVFDQLKKGMEKNEAVVLLDMGADKTDLVITDGVRIWQRNVPIGGNHFTRALTKELKQTFAKAEHLKRNATKAPDPRQIFQAMRGVFNDYSSEITRSIGFYSSVNRAAKITKIVGMGNGFKLPGLQKFLQQNLSNEVERLDSFAQMTGDEVKNAPQFQENLASFPGVYGLALQGLGKAAMRTNLLPPEIEQVRMIRRKKPWVLAAAALLIGGFAALFLGDYKALAKVNQPAFTTAVDAAKSASAKGAKFKADYDAAKGVFEAKLGEGKLLTSGASNRAAWPQFLKMFSLYLPDPVARFNLNPQEKPTDQAIIDDLRVHIDAIKPVWRNDLNAEWFAEFPEEFKYFMHPLDRDTPPEGKGWVIQVIGHHYNPTPTNAELKAKSAPWKLGPRNYLQNIVIPTLQAASFRAFGVNHVALAWIKIDPTWTTEKTAGGNGLAAGVPILARASPPVAEAGEGGEGGGMPGGGMREMMGMMGRQQGGGMPGGGMGMPGGMGGREGMMGMMMGRQGGMMGGMGTAATKNLTTRPRTDFMIQMVWQPPTPEAPSKSIAEIQAAMTEAATKNKGVSRPPSDEALAASSSKATNKAIEDFKKTLQKVEAAVAKAEGGDAAAVADPGAAPAAVDGTTPAATPAVPATPEAPATPK, from the coding sequence ATGGCGAAGATCCAGGCCGTTTGGGCGCTCGATATCGGGCAAGCTGCCCTTAAAGCGTTGAAGCTCGTCCCGGGCGAGACCCCCGACACGGTCCTCGCCGAGGCGTTCGACTTCATTGAATACCCCAAGATCCTCTCCCAGCCCGACGCCGACCCGGAGGCCCTGGTCCGCGAGGCGCTGGCGACGTTCATGGACCGCAACGAGCTGAAGGGCTGCAAGGTCGCCATCGGCGTCCCCGGCCAGGCCGGCCTCGTCAAGTTCATCAAGCTGCCGCCGGTCGAGAAGAAGCGCATCCCCGACATCGTCAAGTTCGAAGCCCGCCAGCAAATCCCGTTCGCGCTGGAGGAGGTCGTTTGGGACTACCAGCAGATCGGCGGCGATGCGGGCGACGGCGACGATGACTTCACGATGGCCGAGGTCGGCCTCTTCGCCATGAAGCGCGACCAGATCAACCGAGCGATCCTCCCCTTGAGGGTCGCCGGCATCGAGGTCGACGTCGTCCAGATGAACCCGATCGCCCTGTACAACTTCATCGTCTTCGACCAGTTGAAGAAGGGGATGGAGAAGAACGAGGCGGTCGTCCTGCTCGACATGGGCGCGGACAAGACCGACCTGGTCATCACCGACGGCGTGCGCATCTGGCAGCGCAACGTGCCCATCGGCGGCAATCACTTCACGCGTGCGTTGACGAAGGAGCTGAAGCAGACCTTCGCCAAGGCCGAGCACCTGAAGCGCAACGCCACCAAGGCCCCCGACCCTCGCCAGATCTTCCAGGCGATGCGCGGGGTCTTCAATGACTATTCGAGCGAGATCACCCGCTCGATCGGCTTCTACTCCAGCGTCAACCGCGCCGCCAAGATCACCAAGATCGTGGGCATGGGCAACGGGTTCAAGCTGCCCGGGTTGCAGAAGTTCCTCCAGCAGAACCTCTCCAACGAGGTCGAGCGGCTCGATTCGTTCGCCCAGATGACCGGCGACGAGGTCAAGAACGCCCCGCAGTTCCAGGAGAATCTGGCGTCGTTCCCGGGCGTCTACGGCCTGGCCCTGCAAGGCCTGGGCAAGGCCGCGATGCGGACCAACTTGCTGCCTCCGGAGATCGAGCAAGTCCGGATGATCCGCCGCAAGAAGCCCTGGGTCCTCGCCGCCGCGGCCCTGCTGATTGGCGGCTTCGCGGCCCTCTTCCTGGGCGACTACAAGGCCCTGGCGAAGGTCAACCAGCCCGCCTTCACCACCGCCGTCGACGCCGCGAAGAGCGCCAGCGCGAAGGGGGCCAAGTTCAAGGCCGACTACGACGCGGCCAAGGGGGTCTTCGAGGCCAAACTCGGCGAGGGCAAGCTGCTCACCTCGGGCGCGTCCAACCGCGCCGCCTGGCCCCAGTTCCTCAAGATGTTCTCGCTCTACCTGCCCGACCCCGTGGCTCGGTTCAACCTGAATCCCCAGGAGAAGCCGACCGATCAGGCGATCATCGACGATCTGCGGGTTCACATCGACGCGATCAAACCCGTCTGGCGGAACGACCTCAACGCCGAGTGGTTCGCTGAGTTCCCCGAGGAATTCAAGTATTTCATGCATCCGCTCGACCGCGACACCCCGCCCGAGGGGAAGGGTTGGGTCATCCAGGTCATCGGTCACCACTACAACCCGACGCCCACCAATGCCGAGCTGAAGGCCAAGTCGGCCCCCTGGAAGCTCGGTCCGCGCAACTATCTCCAGAACATCGTGATTCCCACGCTCCAGGCCGCGTCTTTCCGGGCCTTCGGCGTCAACCATGTCGCCCTCGCCTGGATCAAGATCGACCCGACCTGGACCACCGAGAAGACCGCGGGCGGCAATGGCCTGGCCGCCGGCGTCCCCATCCTCGCCCGCGCCTCGCCGCCCGTCGCTGAAGCCGGCGAGGGTGGTGAAGGTGGAGGCATGCCCGGAGGCGGGATGCGGGAAATGATGGGCATGATGGGCCGCCAGCAGGGCGGCGGAATGCCCGGCGGTGGCATGGGAATGCCCGGCGGCATGGGCGGCCGCGAGGGAATGATGGGCATGATGATGGGACGACAGGGTGGGATGATGGGGGGTATGGGCACTGCCGCCACCAAGAATCTGACCACCCGCCCTCGCACCGACTTCATGATCCAGATGGTCTGGCAGCCCCCGACGCCCGAAGCACCCTCCAAGTCCATCGCCGAGATTCAGGCCGCGATGACCGAGGCTGCCACCAAGAACAAGGGGGTTAGCAGGCCCCCCAGCGACGAGGCCCTGGCCGCCAGCTCATCGAAGGCAACGAACAAGGCGATTGAGGACTTCAAGAAGACCCTCCAGAAGGTCGAGGCCGCCGTGGCCAAGGCCGAGGGCGGAGACGCAGCCGCCGTCGCCGATCCGGGGGCCGCCCCGGCCGCGGTGGACGGCACGACCCCCGCGGCGACTCCGGCCGTCCCCGCGACGCCCGAAGCCCCTGCGACGCCGAA